The genomic region TTGGATTTTTTGTTTCAGTCATTACTGATGCTCCTATTTAGTTTCGATTTTTAATCAAAGCAGGAggaaattcaacatatataataaAAACCTTCAGAATTGAAATTTTTCGTTGCAAAAattcagtttattagttgttTCAGTTTGTTAGATTTCATTGATCGactatttatttcaatattggttgttgttattttgatcgATTTAACAATTGATAAACTTGTGAAGCTTTGTAGCATATTTTCAGAGTTTTGTATAATCGATTATGAAAATAAGTTAAACAAATTTcgagttgaatttgattcaattattttatgaaaatcattGCTCAATGGATGATTGAATTGAGCTGCTGAATGTGATGAAATTCTATTCACAtagttcaaaatttaatttaggtatgttccatatgtattttttgatatgtttaatgttaacactgcatatgtatttttgaacagcttaatgttaacactgcatacgtatttttttgattttcttgtcGGAATTTGATAGTATAACTGTTTTTGCTGATAATATACTTTATACAAGTTTTTCTTCGGTTCAATTCAGTAGTTTTTGTATTTGGTTTAATAGTTTtttctgtgtttgtattttacgTTAAacaaattttgttaaaaaaaattttttttaatgaaatgttGGCTGTGTAAGTTTGTTTGCAGTTAAAGTTGTAAAGTGTTTGTTTTAACAAGTTATAATTTGACAAcatgtttatatttgtttattttttggttaaatcaAGTGGAAATGAGAAGCATACCAGTGCTTGTGAAGCACTCTGGTCGGTGGACGTATGGAAAAAACTATGAAGAATATATCACTaatgctatactgttgagcacATCAACAACATTTATTGAGCTGCACAATGAATTGGCATCTCACTTAAGTGTGGATTTAATGAGAAAACgtattctagtggaatatcaaattACTGCTAATGCAGGGCAGAtagaaatacataatgatatgggtttaaaggtGTTTATATTTCAGAAAAAGCAGATACAAGACATGAACAGTCTTCCTTTATAtcattttggagaaagttgttGGGAGCAACGTGGCTAGTTCTTCTATGTGTGTTGCTGAAAGAATAACCAACTGTGACAACATTCAAACActgataaatacaacaaatgaagaaGCTTTGGTGGTTTGTGAAGAAACACAAGCATTAGATGTATTTGAAATGGATACTGTGGAGTTGATTATCTCAGATCCACatcacaaacatgttgaggaagacaaggtttacttgagaaatttttttttgaagtcaATCATGAAGAATTATTCAATTAGGGAGAAGTTTCAAATGCGAAGTAAAAAGTCAAGTAAGAAAACGTACGTACATTCTATATCACTCTATTGTTGTTTAATATTAGCttagatatgtatttttaaaatactaaattatgtgGGATGCAGGTATACGTTTTTTGCAAATCAAGAAAATGCAAGTTTTTAATGCGTGCATCAGGAATGGGAGAAACTAGAATGTTAAGAATAAGAGAATTCAGACCTCAACATACATGCCCGGTAAAGGACAAGATCTATCCAAAGGTGCATgctactagtatgttgataggTGGTATTGAATACAGTGCAACAAAAATTAgaaatgacatgaaggaagattttggtatggatctgacatacactttatgttggagggcgaaagaaagagcgttagaagagttgaggggtaagCCATCAACATCTTATGGGAAACTGCCATCATACTTATATGTACTGAATACTACCTATCCAGAGTCACATCtaagaatgaagaagacagaTGAGAATgagttcttgtatgtatttatcgctCTAAATGCATTCATTAAGAGATTCGATCATTGTAGACTggtcgtagttgttgatgctagtcattTAAGAGGAATGTATACTTGAAAATTTGTAACAACATGTAcaatggatggagcaggttagTATGAATTTGTAATAATTATATTGTAAAACTTGTTGTATGTTTTTGTATTTCTGCGTATCACCTGAAAATACATACCTCCACtagatatataaatatctgtATAAAATTATCTAGAGTTTCAAAGTTTcatgaattaaaatatttaaaaatgattatattttatagttatgtgtgtctaaattttataatatgtaattgataccatttatttgataaaatatacagTTTAATTAcctgtatatataataaatacatatgcagttcctatatgtatttttattttactgcgcataattattttgtatatacaGGTTATATATTTTCTCTGGCATATGGTGTGATTGATTCTGAAAGTGATGCATCATGGACGTGGTTCTTTCAGAATCTAAAGGAAACGTACGGAGAAAGATAAAATATGTGTGTTGTTTTTTATaggaatccaagcatcataaaggctGTTAGCGATGTATACAATGATGTTccaaattatgcatgtatgtggcatctatgggggGATGTTAAAATTTTTTACAGAAAGTCATACGATGCATTGTCGGAGATCTTTTATAAAATGGCCAAATCATATTTAAAGTCAGAATTTCAAATGTTAatggaaaaagttgaggcagttgatATTAGGGTGAAGAATTATTTGGAATTGGCTTGTTACAAAAAGTGGGCTAGGTCCTATGCAACAGTGAACCGAGGATAgactttgacttcaaacattgcggagtcaataaatagagtacttgtatcagctagagaactgccaatttatgactttcttaaGGAGGTTCGATTATTGTTTGCAAAATGAAACTTCGAAAATAGGCAACAGGATTCATATACCTTCACACCACTCATTGGAAAGTTTTATGACATACTCAAAGAGAACGAGGCTTTGTGTACTCATATGACGGTATGACCTTTtacatttttgaaatttatacttctgaaaaaataattaatagaataaCTTCCATTAAGTGCTAAATGAATggaaacatttaaaaaaaaaaactaaaaagttatGTAAGAAAAATACtatgtactctgtatatatttttttactctgtatatgtattttttttctgaaaaaatattaGTGTGCTTACAACATATCGTATAAATatgaatttcatctttttgttgcatataattaaactttttatttttgtatcaggTTGTACCAGCCACAGAATATGTGTATACTGTACACGACAAATAAAAATACTACATTGTTTGCCTCAAAGAAAAAACGTTCATGTAATGCATTTTAACTAGATcagataccatgtgcacatgcttgtgtGGTGTTGGAGAAGAAGAATTTTGAGAAGGGGCCATACTGTTGTGATTTGTTTCAATCAAAAACTGTTTTGAAAATATATGGTGTTCCCATCTACTCGTTGCCACACAAAGATGACTGGCTAATTCCAGAGAGCATACTTGATGAAATAGTACTGCCTCCGAAATACAAAAGACCTCCAGAAAGACCTGTGAAGAA from Capsicum annuum cultivar UCD-10X-F1 unplaced genomic scaffold, UCD10Xv1.1 ctg1718, whole genome shotgun sequence harbors:
- the LOC124890433 gene encoding uncharacterized protein LOC124890433; its protein translation is MDGAGYIFSLAYGVIDSESDASWTWFFQNLKETQQDSYTFTPLIGKFYDILKENEALCTHMTVVPATEYVYTIPCAHACVVLEKKNFEKGPYCCDLFQSKTVLKIYGVPIYSLPHKDDWLIPESILDEIVLPPKYKRPPERPVKKNREKSGQDMFGKKNINSCGGYWAKGHNRRSCRKYRK